CATAAAAGCCACTAAGGAATGGAAGGGACATTTAAAAACTGTGGTTATACTTTATGCAAAAGGAGTTACTTTGCTAGATCACCCCAATGACAAGATAGCAACAAAAATCGCAGCTTTAAAAAAAGAAGATGTACAGTTTGAGGTATGTAATAACTCTTTAAAAGAACAGGGGCGCGACTATCACGACTTATACGATGTTAAAGAGTCAGATATCGTACCTTCAGGCTTTGCCGAAGTTGTTTATCTTCAACAGAAAGAACACTACGTCGTGAATCCTATTAATTAAGCTCGTTGATGAGTAACTGAAACTAAAAAACCCCTTGATAGGGGTTTTTTGATGAAGGGAGTCTGGCGGTGACCTACTTTCGCATGGGTAATCCACACTATCATCGGCGCAGTCTCGTTTCACGTCCCTGTTCGAGATGGGAAGGGGTGGGTCCAAGACGCTAT
This sequence is a window from Ferrovum sp. JA12. Protein-coding genes within it:
- a CDS encoding DsrE family protein — encoded protein: MIKKTILTGFLALSTITINPALAEESTSHYVKPIIHHHDYGELKVVVPLTTDNPAIQGMKLRNIENAIKATKEWKGHLKTVVILYAKGVTLLDHPNDKIATKIAALKKEDVQFEVCNNSLKEQGRDYHDLYDVKESDIVPSGFAEVVYLQQKEHYVVNPIN